A single genomic interval of Lathyrus oleraceus cultivar Zhongwan6 chromosome 7, CAAS_Psat_ZW6_1.0, whole genome shotgun sequence harbors:
- the LOC127101934 gene encoding uncharacterized protein LOC127101934 produces the protein MKTRNYIPLGRLISYVMIENGLVDHLIHHNLMEDVTVDTRRPLNARNLKSMGIIEKVKAKPTLDTSWEALKDQRKIPNSLYLFSKIDPPKVVAHYLQDLANQGMDISEFSVDWLPEHPPNFMKRMREPSEKSKKENKAKLGETSGSRPPVPLANSPSKSMSHSHSVKLKFIASSLPQNTPIYTPSETPPSTTRTSNPPSLKFNLATTTLPVSEAEMLNETTSSSSSSPSCPPYYILSSDKEPSDPKSPTLAQLQARALASQQPSQPEPEPKVTFPPPEQQNPPPSDQAQTPTPEQQTNPPPEQPVPSPSEHQPNIQPEQTTPPPSDIPPPPTSDAIITPTHDPADTNPTPPSSPASNSEPETSFPTLEEAITLFAESSVEKIKDAGIRLQARLAREDEEKARKEAEEKARLEEEQRIREAEEKANAEAVVAEEVARIAAEEVAKASADALTRGEQSNSGFSPLVLKTLEELQKEQQVVRARLDHQDSVNTNIQNLLT, from the exons ATGAAGACTAGAAACTACATTCCTCTAGGAAGACTTATCTCGTATGTTATGATCGAGAATGGATTGGTGGATCATCTGATCCATCACAATCTGATGGAAGATGTCACTGTTGACACTAGAAGACCTCTGAATGCTCGAAACCTgaagagtatggggataattgAGAAGGTCAAAGCTAAACCAACTCTAGACACTTCCTGGGAAGCACTGAAGGACCAAAGGAAGATCCCCAACAGTCTCTATTTGTTTTCCAAGATTGACCCTCCAAAAGTGGTAGCTCACTATCTGCAAGATCTTGCAAACCAAGGGATGGACATTTCTGAGTTCTCAGTGGACTGGCTACCCgagcatccaccaaacttcatgaagaggatgcgagagccCTCTGAGAAGTCCAAGAAGGAAAATAAGGCAAAGTTGGGAGAAACCTCCGGGTCAAGACCTCCAGTCCCTCTGGCTAATTCTCCAAGTAAGTCTATGTCTCATTCTCACTCTGTTAAATTAAAGTTTATTGCTTCTTCTCTCCCCCAAAACACTCCCATTTACACCCCATCAGAAACACCTCCCTCAACCACTAGAACTTCTAACCCACCATCCCTCAAATTCAATCTCGCAACCACTACCCTACCCGTTTCTGAAGCAGAAATGTTGAACGAAAccacctcatcatcatcatcctcacCTTCATGCCCACCATACTATATTCTCTCATCAGACAAAGAACCATCTGACCCCAAATCccccactctagcccaacttcaggcACGTGCTCTGGCCTCACAGCAGCCATCACAACCCGAACCTGAACCTAAAGTCACCTTTCCACCCCCTGAACAACAAAATCCACCTCCATCTGATCAAGCTCAAACACCAACCCCTGAACAACAAACTAATCCACCTCCTGAACAACCAGTACCCTCACCATCTGAACATCAACCAAATATACAACCTGAACAAACAACACCACCTCCCTCTGATATTCCCCCGCCACCAACCTCTGATGCCATCATCACTCCTACTCACGATCCCGCTGACACCAATCCAACTCCACCATCCTCCCCAGCCTCTAACTCTGAACCAGAAACTTCCTTCCCCACATTAGAAGAAGCAATAACTTTGTTTGCAGAGTCTTCAGtggagaagatcaa agatgctggAATAAGGCTACAGGCTCGTTTGGCCAGAGAGGATGAGGAAAAGGCCAGgaaggaagcagaagagaaagctCGCCTAGAAGAAGAGCAAAGgatcagagaagctgaagaaaaggcTAATGCTGAAGCTGTTGTTGCTGAAGAAGTAGCACGCATTGCTGCAGAGGAAGTTGCCAAGGCCAGTGCTGATGCTTTGACTCGGGGGGAGCAATCTAACTCTGGTTTTTCCCCTCTGGTCTTAAAGACTCTGGAGGAACTACAAAAGGAACAACAAGTGGTACGAGCAAGGTTGGATCATCAGGATTCCGTCAACAccaacattcagaatctgctgactTAG